The Rhodobacter sp. 24-YEA-8 DNA segment GGCCTCGATGGCCGAGAGACTTTCGCTCTCGAATGGGACCACGGTTTGCGTGCCGGTGGCGCCAAGGGCGGTAAACTTGCGTTCATCTTCTTCGATCACGATCCGGTCGCCGGGACGCAGCGCGATATCCATTTTCGGATTGGCCCAGAGATCTTTCAGCCAGATCTTGCCGGTCTGACCGCCACGGGTCACGCGCACAAGCGCAGTTGAGGGGTCGATCACGACGCCGCCGGCACGGGCCAGCATGGAGGCCAGCGTGCGGGTTGGCTGTTCGATCGGGAAGACACCCGGGGTAGAGACCGAGCCGTTGATCGTCACGGTCGAGCCGTCACCGGCCACGCGCGCCACCTGGACCTGCGGATCCGGCGTTTGCGCATCAAGCTTGCGGGTGATGGCCGAGCGCACGGCCTCGACCGAAGTTCCGGCGGCTTTGATCCGGCCGGCATAGGGGATGAAGACAAAGCCCTGTCCGTCGACCTGGACTTCGGTCAGCTGCGAGACGCGCTGGCCGGTATTGCCCAGAAGCGGGTCGTCGCGGACGTTTTCAAACACGGTGATCGACAGGAGGTCGCCATTCGAGATCGTGTCAGATCCCATCTTGCCGGCCTTCTGGAAGCTGTCTGAAAACCCGAAAGAGGGCAGCACGGCGGTGGCGCGCGTGACCCTTGGATTGACGCTGACGATAAAGGCATCGCCCTCTTTCAGGACCGAGCCTGCAAAGATCTCTTTCTTGTTCGGTCCCGACCGCGGCAGGCCGCAACTCGCGGTCGCGGCGACAATGGCGATCAAGGCCAGGGCTTTCGCCCCCCTCGTGGTATGTCCGATCACTGCTCGGGCTCCTTTAGCGGATTTGCCTCAAGTTTTGACCGCAACAATACGGAATATCACGGAAATTGAAAGTCTTTGGTTTTCGGAAATTCAGGTCACCAGCCGCAACTGTTGCCTTGGTGCCGCGTTTCCGCTGGTCAAAGCGTCGTAAGGATCCTGCCCGGAAAGCAGCATATCCACAACTTGTCGTAGTAATTCACGCCGCCCACGCGAGGAGTAGAAGCCACCGGCGACCTGACTGGTCTCAAGCAAATAATGCCGGTAATCGCGATAGGCGCGGGTATCGGGGCGTTTTCCTTCGGCGAAAAACTGCGCGGCAGGCTGTGACGAGACAAATTCCGGCTTGGAATAGACCGCGCGACCAAAGGTGCGCAGCGGCAATCCGCGCCAGAGCGCCTGTTGCCCGGCGGTCGAATTCACCGTCACCGCAGACCGCGCATGGTTCAGCAAAGCGGCGAGTTTGCCGCCGCGCACGAAATGCACGCGTCTGGCCACACCAAATTGTTGCGCCAGCCGCCGGATGGTCGATTTTACCGCGATACGCCCGTCTTCCAGCGGATGCGCCTTGAAGACGAGGTGGTGGTGTTTCGGCGCGCCTTCGGCAAAGCCCTGGATCACCACATCGAGAAACTCGCCCATGGTGGTGAAGGGCGAATGGTCGCGGAAGCTGGCATCATGTTCCAGCTGCAGGATCGCCAGATGATAGGGGAAACCGCCATAGCGGATGCGCCAGGTGGCAAGGCGGCGTTCCAGCGCGTGGAAGGGCAGGAGGCAGAGCCGTTTTACATAAAGCAGGAATTCCTGGCGCACGGTAAGGGCGCGATGCGGGCGGAAATTGCGATAATCCCAGAACCCGGCCCAGACGAACCAGTGATAGAGCGCGCCCCAGAACATATGCTGGCGCATATCGCCCCACCGTGCCGGAGCATCGGGCAGATCGGTATCGGTGCGTGCGAGGGCGGCACGCATCTCATCGACGCTCGTATCCATCAGCCGGGAATTGCCGTTCGAGCCATTGCGCTCATAGGTCACCCAATAGGGGCGCAGATAGCCTTCCTCGAAGACATGTATGGTCACCCCCATCGCGCGCGCGACCGCGATCGCTTTGGCGTGATTGGGACGGGTGTCGCCATAAAGCACCAGATCGGTGATGCCCTTTTCCTCGATGATGGCGGCTACCCCTGCCGGCCAGTCTTCCGGGCGGCCGCGCCAGGGAATATAGCTCGCGCCATCATGCCAGAGCGCGCGGTCGCCCCGGTTGAAACCGACGCGCCAGACCTTTGCCCCGGAATGGCTGAGCATCTTCCCCAGACGTGAGAAGAAGGGGCCATGGGGCCCCTGCAGCAACAGAAAATGTTTGGTCTCTTCCGGTTTCATACCCACCAGTCATCTGTGAACTGCGCCGCCGCTCCGGCCCGGATATCCGGTGTTGCCGCACTTGCCTATGGGGCAATTCTACCGGTGCTTGCGGCAGGATTAGGGCGCGGCCTGGGCCATGCCGCGGTCACGGTCGCAGCAATGGGCCGAAATCGCTGGTCGCAGTCGCGGGGCTTGCCAGCGGGAAGCCGGCGGGGATAGACCTGCAGTCAGGGTTTAAGCGGCAAAGAGGGATGGCGATGTTCACCGGAATCGTGACCGATATTGGCGAGATTATCGAGCTGGAGCAACGCGGTGATCTGCGTGCGAGAATCGCGACCGCCTATCCGGCTGCGGGAATCGACCTTGGCGCATCAATCGCCTGCGAGGGCGTCTGCCTGACGGTGATCGAAAAGGGAACAGAACCGCGCAACTGGTTCGATGTCGAAATCAGCGCCGAGTCGGTGTCGAAGACCAATCTCTCCGGCTGGCATCTGGGGAAACGGCTCAACCTGGAACGGGCGCTGAAAGTGGGCGATGAGCTTGGCGGGCATATCGTCTCCGGCCATGTCGACGGCGTGGCCGAGGTGGTTCGGATGACCCCGGAAGGCGACAGCCTGCGGGTGACCTTCCGCGCGCCGGAGGTGCTGGCGAAGTTCATCGCGCAGAAAGGCTCGGTTGCGCTGAACGGCACGTCGCTGACGGTGAACGAAGTCGAGGGGCGCGATTTCGGGGTCAATTTCATCCCCCATACGCGCAAGGTCACGACCTGGGGCCAGCTGGCCGAGGGCGATCTGGTCAATCTCGAGGTCGATACGATGGCGCGTTATGTTGCCCGGCTGGCAGAGTGGCGTTGAAACGGGGCAGGGTGGCATAGCTTTCCGCCAGGCCCCGGTTTCTTTCCAGAAACCGGCCCGAAATCTGTACAGATTTCGGCGCCCGCGTGATTGAACCATGCGATTGAAAACGGCGGCCCCGGATGAGGCCGCCGTTTTGCATGTCTGCGTGATCTCAGTCCGAGAGGTCAGGCCGCGCGCGACACCAGGACTTCTTCGACTTTCTTCTGCGCGCCGGCCTCGTCAACGCCCGAAACGGCGGCGACTTCGCGGGTCAGACGCTCCAGCGCGGCTTCATAGAGCTGACGCTCGGAATAGCTTTGCTCGCGCTGATCATCGGTGCGGTGCAGATCGCGCACCACTTCGGCAATCGCCATCAGATCGCCCGAGTTGATCTTTTGTTCATATTCCTGCGCGCGGCGCGACCACATGGCGCGCTTCACCCGGGCCTTGCCCTTCAGCGTTTCCAGTGCCCTGGTCACCACATCAGGGGCCGAGAGGGCGCGCATACCCACATCGGTCGCCTTATTGGTCGGAACCCGCAGGGTCATCTTGTCCTTTTCAAAGGTGATGACGAAGAGTTCCAGTTTGAAACCGGCAATCTCCTGCTCTTCGATAGAGATGATCTTGCCAACACCATGAGCAGGGTAGACAACGAACTCGTTGGGGCGGAAATCAGGCTTCTTCGACTTGGTCATTCAGACACTTCCTCGGTCAGATACAGGTTTTCCGCGCGCACAGCCGTTCATAGGGACGAACAAGACCCTTCCCAGGCAGCGCCCGGTGTCGGGGGCCTGTGGTGAAGGGCACTATTGTCACAAGAATAGCTGTCTCAGGCGAGCAGTCCTGAGGCAGAATCAGGCATCCATGCTGGTTTATGAAAAAACCATAACACAGAATCACCACGATTCCAACCGTCGTGAGCGGACACGCCTGTGCCACATGTCGCGAGAAGGGCAGGACTTACCCGAATTTCACGCTATTGGGATATGATGTGAGGGTGTGGGATGAGGCGCGGGTTAACCCGGCCTCTCAGCTGCCTTCGCCCGGTGCCGGATCGAAGTATTTCTCCAGCTTGCCGGCCTCGCCATCGCGCTCGGCATAGCCGGGCAACGGATCGCGCTTCTCGGTGATCACCGGCCAGATTTCGGCATATTTGCGGTTGAAGGCAACCCATTCCTCCATATCCGGTTCCGTATCGGGGCGGATCGCATCTGCCGGGCATTCCGGTTCGCAAACGCCGCAATCGATACATTCATCCGGATGGATGACCAGAGTGTTCACGCCCTCGTAGAAACAGTCCACCGGGCAGACTTCGACGCAATCGGTAAATTTGCAGGCGATGCAATTGTCGGTGACGACATAGGTCATGGGACGGTTCCGGAACACTCTCTGAGGCGTCAGTTAAGCCAGTGGGCCGGATCATTCAAGGCGTTGAGGTGTCACGACAGGGGCATCGAGATCAAGAAAGAGCGCCTGTGCCTCTGAGGCCGGTCCGCGGCGAACACCCGTTCCCAATACACGGATCAGGCGGATATTTCTTCCCTGAGGGAAAGTCAGTACATCCCCGGGCCCGACCTCGCGCGACGGGCGCGAGACCGGGGTTCCGTTCACCCTTATATGGCCTTCTTCAACCACCAGCGCTGCCAGGGTCCTGGTTTTGAAGAATCGGGCCTGCCAGAGCCATTTGTCGAGCCGCAGTTTCGGCTTGCTTCCCGCTCTGATCCCGGAGGCCGGAACGGTCGAAGCCGGAGCGTTTCCGCCCCGGCCTTCTTTCGCTTTGCCGGCACCCGATCTGCCGCCGCCGGTTTTTGCCAAGGCTCAGACCTTGCCCTTCAATGCCAACAGCGCGGCGAAGGGGTTGTCGGGGTCGATCGGCTTGTCTTTGCGGGGCGGGCGGGCCTCGAAGGATTTGGCGCCTTCGTGACGTTGCGCCGGTTTGCCGTGCTTGCCGCCATGCTTGCCGCCACGAGTGTTGTCACGGCCGCCTTCACGATTGCCGAACTCCTTACGGGGGCCACGCTCACCGGATTTCTCACCGTCACGGCGCTCACCCTGGGGGCGGTCCCGACGTTCACCCTGGGGGCGGTCGCGGCGTTCGCCCTGCGGACGATCCCCTTGCGGGCGGTCCCCGCGCGGCGCACCACGTTCAGGGCGCTGGAAGCGCGGCTTCGGCGCCCAGGTGAAGGTGTAGAAGACCTCCATCTCGGGGGGCGCGGCTTCGGCCGATGCCTCACCTTCTGCCCCGGCTTCCGCTTCGGGGGCAGGTTCCGGCTCAGGCGCGGGCGCCAGCAGCGAGACCTCTTCCGGGATCGGCTGGCCGGAGGCAATCGCGGCCTCCAGCGCGGCGGCCACCTCGGCTTCCGGCGCCACGGCAGGCGTTGCCGCCTTTACCCGCGGGCGCTCGCCCTTTTCGGCCTTATAGCCCAGGCCGCCCATCAGATCCGAAAACTGCTCCAGCGTCATGCCGGTGATCGAGAGCATGTCCGGCACCGCTTCAAAACCTGCGCGGCTGTCTTTCTGGCGCAGGATATCGGCGAGGCGTTCCAGCATGTCGATGCGGATGGCGCGGGTTCCCGCCGGGCGGTAGCCCGAAAGCGCATAATGCTCTTTCGGCACTTCGGCGATGTTCGGAATGGTCACGAGGCCCGGGGGCGGGCTTTCGGGGAATTCCGAGAGACCGTTCCACAAGGACCACAGAACCAGCCGCAGCCGGGTCGGCGCGGGTTTCAGCAAAGCCTGCTGGAAGATCGTATACTGGCCGAACCGGATGCCGTGCTTGCGCAAAGCACCACGGGCTTCCTGGTCAAGTTCCTTGACCTCGGTTGCGACCTGCTCGCGCGGGATGACGCCAAGCGCCTCGGTCAGGCGGAAGGCAAAGCCCCGCGCCAGCCCGGTCAGCGTCTCGTCACGGCCAAGCGCCAGCAACGGCTCATACAGGGCGGCCACCTTGCGGTCGATGAAATGCTGCAACCGGCGGCGGACCTTTTCGATCACGTCATCGCCGGCTTCCTCATCGACGAAAGCCTCGACTGAGGGCTTCAGCGGATCGGCACCCTTGACGAGCTTGCCCACCGCCGAGCTGCCCCACATCAGGCCACCCTGTTCGGTGAAATCCATCTCGGTATCGGGCGCGTTGTAGAAGCGGTCCGCGCGCAGGCTGAATTCAGGCCTCAGCGCCTGGATTGCGGCCTGACGGAGGGTTTTGCCCTCATCTGCCGATGCGCTTGCGTCCTGCTGGAAGCGGAACCCTTCGAGCTTGCCGGTGAACTGGCCCTCGATGGTCACTTCGCCTTTGTCATTCACCTCTGCCACGAGGTCCTCCTTCTGCTTCAACCGGCGAAGCAATACGCTTGTCCGCCGGTCGACAAATCGTTGCGTCAGCCGCTGGTGCAGCGCATCTGACAGGCGGTCTTCTACCGCGCGGGTCTCGCCCCGCCAATGGGATTCGTCATCCACCCAGTTTTTGCGCTGCGCAACGTAGGTCCAGGTGCGGATATGTGCCAGGCGGCGCGAAATCTGGTCGATATCGCCATCGGTTTTGTCGATCCGGGCCACGGCTTTCGCCAGCCAGTCCGACGGGATGCGCCCGCCACCAATGCCGCGCCCGACAAGAAAGTCGAAGATCCGCGCCAGCAATGTGTGGTGATCGGTTTCCGAAATATTGCGGAAATCGGGGATGCGGCAGACATCCCAGAGAAGCATCACGCGTTTCGGATTGGTCAGCTTGTCGGCGACCTCTGGCATGGCGGAGAGCGCCTTCAGCGCCACGACATCATCTGCATCACGCGCGCGGCTCAGCCAGTCGTTGAAGGTTGGCTGCTCCAGCGAGCGGATCAGATGGCTGGCGGATCCGAAATCGAGATCGGCATTGCGCCACATCAGTTTCTTGACCGGTGCAAACTTATGCGCCTCGATCTGGTCGATCAGTTCCGAGGAAAACGGCCGCGCCTCGCCGGTGACGCCGAAAGTGCCATTCTCGGTATGGCGCCCGGCGCGGCCCGCGATCTGGGCGATCTCCTGCGGCAGAAGTGCCCGCATCCGCCGCCCGTCGAATTTCGAGGTCGATGCAAATGCCACATGTCTGATGTCGAGGTTAAGCCCCATGCCGATGGCATCGGTCGCAACCAGGTAATCGACATCGCCATTTTGATAAAGTTCGACCTGGGCATTGCGGGTGCGGGGGGAAAGCGCCCCCATCACCACCGCGCAGCCGCCCTTCTGGCGGCGGATCAGTTCGGCAATCGCATATACATTTTCAACAGAAAAGCCGACGATTGCCGATCTTTCCGGCATCCGGCTTATCTTTTTCGAACCAGACCAGGTCAAAGTCGAGAAACGGTCGCGTTTGACGTAAGAGTGGTTCTGCACCAGCCCGGCAATCGCGCCGCGCATGGTGTCTGACCCCAGAAACAGCGTCTCATGCAGACCGCGCGCATGGAGCAGGCGGTTGGTGAAGACATGGCCGCGCTCGGGGTCGGAGGCCAGCTGGATCTCATCGATACAGACGAAATCGGCGCCGATCTCGAGCGGCATCGCCTCGGTCG contains these protein-coding regions:
- a CDS encoding polysaccharide biosynthesis/export family protein, with translation MIGHTTRGAKALALIAIVAATASCGLPRSGPNKKEIFAGSVLKEGDAFIVSVNPRVTRATAVLPSFGFSDSFQKAGKMGSDTISNGDLLSITVFENVRDDPLLGNTGQRVSQLTEVQVDGQGFVFIPYAGRIKAAGTSVEAVRSAITRKLDAQTPDPQVQVARVAGDGSTVTINGSVSTPGVFPIEQPTRTLASMLARAGGVVIDPSTALVRVTRGGQTGKIWLKDLWANPKMDIALRPGDRIVIEEDERKFTALGATGTQTVVPFESESLSAIEALATVGGLQTMAADPTGVFVFRNEPEAIANAVLGRSDLRGDQRVVYVLDLTAPTGMFEARDFLVRDGDTVYVTEAPYVQWQKSLSVLTGSAGAAASINSAAGN
- a CDS encoding capsule biosynthesis protein, yielding MKPEETKHFLLLQGPHGPFFSRLGKMLSHSGAKVWRVGFNRGDRALWHDGASYIPWRGRPEDWPAGVAAIIEEKGITDLVLYGDTRPNHAKAIAVARAMGVTIHVFEEGYLRPYWVTYERNGSNGNSRLMDTSVDEMRAALARTDTDLPDAPARWGDMRQHMFWGALYHWFVWAGFWDYRNFRPHRALTVRQEFLLYVKRLCLLPFHALERRLATWRIRYGGFPYHLAILQLEHDASFRDHSPFTTMGEFLDVVIQGFAEGAPKHHHLVFKAHPLEDGRIAVKSTIRRLAQQFGVARRVHFVRGGKLAALLNHARSAVTVNSTAGQQALWRGLPLRTFGRAVYSKPEFVSSQPAAQFFAEGKRPDTRAYRDYRHYLLETSQVAGGFYSSRGRRELLRQVVDMLLSGQDPYDALTSGNAAPRQQLRLVT
- a CDS encoding riboflavin synthase, yielding MFTGIVTDIGEIIELEQRGDLRARIATAYPAAGIDLGASIACEGVCLTVIEKGTEPRNWFDVEISAESVSKTNLSGWHLGKRLNLERALKVGDELGGHIVSGHVDGVAEVVRMTPEGDSLRVTFRAPEVLAKFIAQKGSVALNGTSLTVNEVEGRDFGVNFIPHTRKVTTWGQLAEGDLVNLEVDTMARYVARLAEWR
- a CDS encoding CarD family transcriptional regulator — protein: MTKSKKPDFRPNEFVVYPAHGVGKIISIEEQEIAGFKLELFVITFEKDKMTLRVPTNKATDVGMRALSAPDVVTRALETLKGKARVKRAMWSRRAQEYEQKINSGDLMAIAEVVRDLHRTDDQREQSYSERQLYEAALERLTREVAAVSGVDEAGAQKKVEEVLVSRAA
- the fdxA gene encoding ferredoxin FdxA — protein: MTYVVTDNCIACKFTDCVEVCPVDCFYEGVNTLVIHPDECIDCGVCEPECPADAIRPDTEPDMEEWVAFNRKYAEIWPVITEKRDPLPGYAERDGEAGKLEKYFDPAPGEGS
- a CDS encoding RNA-binding S4 domain-containing protein, translated to MAKTGGGRSGAGKAKEGRGGNAPASTVPASGIRAGSKPKLRLDKWLWQARFFKTRTLAALVVEEGHIRVNGTPVSRPSREVGPGDVLTFPQGRNIRLIRVLGTGVRRGPASEAQALFLDLDAPVVTPQRLE
- a CDS encoding helicase-related protein, with the translated sequence MDARSKDERGRVTALLGPTNTGKTHHAIERMLTHRTGVIGLPLRLLAREVYERVVAKAGVSRVALVTGEERIIPDRTQYWVATTEAMPLEIGADFVCIDEIQLASDPERGHVFTNRLLHARGLHETLFLGSDTMRGAIAGLVQNHSYVKRDRFSTLTWSGSKKISRMPERSAIVGFSVENVYAIAELIRRQKGGCAVVMGALSPRTRNAQVELYQNGDVDYLVATDAIGMGLNLDIRHVAFASTSKFDGRRMRALLPQEIAQIAGRAGRHTENGTFGVTGEARPFSSELIDQIEAHKFAPVKKLMWRNADLDFGSASHLIRSLEQPTFNDWLSRARDADDVVALKALSAMPEVADKLTNPKRVMLLWDVCRIPDFRNISETDHHTLLARIFDFLVGRGIGGGRIPSDWLAKAVARIDKTDGDIDQISRRLAHIRTWTYVAQRKNWVDDESHWRGETRAVEDRLSDALHQRLTQRFVDRRTSVLLRRLKQKEDLVAEVNDKGEVTIEGQFTGKLEGFRFQQDASASADEGKTLRQAAIQALRPEFSLRADRFYNAPDTEMDFTEQGGLMWGSSAVGKLVKGADPLKPSVEAFVDEEAGDDVIEKVRRRLQHFIDRKVAALYEPLLALGRDETLTGLARGFAFRLTEALGVIPREQVATEVKELDQEARGALRKHGIRFGQYTIFQQALLKPAPTRLRLVLWSLWNGLSEFPESPPPGLVTIPNIAEVPKEHYALSGYRPAGTRAIRIDMLERLADILRQKDSRAGFEAVPDMLSITGMTLEQFSDLMGGLGYKAEKGERPRVKAATPAVAPEAEVAAALEAAIASGQPIPEEVSLLAPAPEPEPAPEAEAGAEGEASAEAAPPEMEVFYTFTWAPKPRFQRPERGAPRGDRPQGDRPQGERRDRPQGERRDRPQGERRDGEKSGERGPRKEFGNREGGRDNTRGGKHGGKHGKPAQRHEGAKSFEARPPRKDKPIDPDNPFAALLALKGKV